From a single Pseudopipra pipra isolate bDixPip1 chromosome 15, bDixPip1.hap1, whole genome shotgun sequence genomic region:
- the PROB1 gene encoding proline-rich basic protein 1, translating to MPRAKRDPGPLSPAELPGPDGDGPRPGGDGRRSAEEEEEGNLPGLPRDDLAKSMSGSSVSSYHSALCSDGTETFKDCLEYLDEEGPPPRAAPERWAPAGAPGDPPPGPLARPQQAQLSGPAKNSPAPGQGGRMGPRGGDRQPGTAAAAGGEPAVPRQPGGMLGGAPSDSDELDGEVQALTARAFRSLSGLPGARLDMCSSHTSSSLSNSLSEDGGRPRRWPAAAGEPRGAGTALHGRVGWPFPAAVDGELLGKEQFECVDVELESGEARKGHGKKRTVPKRQILLKRKERKETGFGPRGDGPAPQPQPPARKEPPSKGRAIGDDFRLNYQQFMKTASLDSGTDRTRAASCLVKNVLAKKMQYEQRIKMEQKGLRGSSTSSGPSSAGTDLLGDGLEGKSSSLSRSDCSFSAEDLRGGGMPVSVGNTTTTHPTKGVVLSEATRETVCNLRKTFNELNQRMKYQEVLEGRWLPSASEEQTSERICYQRARALFEGQPGVGKVLDVAPRFGRAPKPWPSLKERAIGPIRSQALPFKADSWALPATPPRRHFAPRAQEMRKLPQSRPEEKPPAAPRRPPSPGIPAPRRSPPAVPPKPEEKGKGRVPQPRDVRKLVKSSYSLSFGTAGASRGTAAPARSGDPLPATPLVIHCTSVRRREPAAEPGGEEVPAAAGREPAPVCAEGPAKPPGSQPSPTHSSPINITRVQATRREAATVEDPPVSPPRRERSELRVPPRAPVAEGVPHVETHLHVLVGRPSPVAREGSPAQSSALLRTEKTVLLPPSPPGPTEGKEGRSLGGTGGLHVAKGGEVTGQWLGGSDSGDPRAGPPAGGSAHPRPAEPAARSLAEPRAGEHRQEPLGSRRVSVGSGGSAGGTGPSAPLRAGERGDGAPGQLPEWREPWELSPQWPGATEPHPPDNSNYLAMPERAPKSSPMPKLPSVPYPGTASFGTPLVPSPASSSFGTPLVPNPGSASFGTPLVPSPANTSFGTPLVPSPANTSFGTPLVPNPANTSFGTPLVPNPANTSFGTPLVPNPASTSFGTPLIPNLASTSFGTPAVPSLSSASFGTSMVTNVTNSSFGYPSASSLASTSFGTPLVSNHSKSFGTPLVPNLCSTSFGNPLVSNPTSVSIGSPSFPSPSSASFGSPLVPNPSSISFGSPLVHNAPNVSFGNPLVPNPSSASFGNPLMPNPSSASFGNPLVPNPSSASFGNPLVPNPTSSSFGSPLVTNPVPASLGHPSVSSMSSSFFGSPLVPNPASAPLGPGLYPLAGGEAPWSKPSPEPPLPRPPEGPAAAEPPAQPPLEDGPHFLRRTDIASPSGRSRQSPPKPPAAPLPPQRRMLVDPSSGKCYYVEPPRQPQMKTLYDPETGQYLEVLVPPVASHTGLYQAPFNPLVMAPGVYGPSYTPYGGFPGLPAPPPPSAPSPPHPDLPAADNPGSAGTPSSAPKGEGASATGGPDCGYLESLYYIPTGMRASPSPAQPPARTSPEKGPQLRM from the coding sequence ATGCCCCGCGCGAAGAGGGACCCCGGGCCGCTGTCCCCCGCCGAGCTGCCCGGCCCCGACGGCGACGGTCCCCGCCCGGGGGGGGACGGCCGGCGGTccgcggaggaggaggaggagggaaaccTCCCCGGGCTGCCCCGCGACGACCTCGCCAAGAGCATGTCGGGGTCCTCCGTGTCCTCCTACCACTCCGCGCTGTGCTCGGACGGCACGGAGACCTTCAAGGACTGCCTGGAGTATCTGGACGAGGAGGGGCCGCCCCCCCGGGCTGCCCCGGAGCGCTGGGCTCCGGCGGGGGCCCCCGGCGATCCCCCGCCCGGCCCCCTCGCCCGCCCGCAGCAGGCTCAGCTGTCCGGCCCGGCTAAGAATAGCCCAGCgccggggcaggggggcaggaTGGGTCCCCGCGGCGGGGACCGGCAGCCCGGGACggccgcggcggcgggcggggagccGGCGGTGCCCCGGCAGCCCGGGGGGATGCTCGGCGGGGCGCCCAGCGACTCGGACGAGCTGGACGGCGAGGTGCAGGCGCTGACGGCCAGGGCTTTCCGCAGCCTCTCGGGGCTCCCCGGCGCCCGCCTCGACATGTGCAGCTCCCACACCTCGTCCAGCCTCTCCAACTCGCTGTCGGAGGACGGCGGGCGCCCGCGGCGGTGGCCGGCGGCCGCCGGGGAGCCCCGGGGCGCAGGGACGGCCCTCCACGGCAGGGTGGGCTGGCCCTTCCCCGCCGCTGTGGAcggggagctgctggggaaggagcagttCGAGTGCGTGGACGTGGAGCTGGAGAGTGGAGAGGCCAGGAAAGGCCACGGCAAGAAGAGGACGGTGCCCAAGCGCCAGATCCTgctgaagaggaaggagaggaaggagacgGGTTTTGGCCCCCGGGGAGACGGCCCGgcgccccagccccagccccctgccaggAAGGAGCCCCCCAGCAAGGGCAGGGCCATCGGCGACGACTTCAGGCTCAACTACCAGCAGTTCATGAAGACGGCCTCCCTGGACAGCGGCACCGACAGGACCAGGGCGGCCTCATGCCTCGTGAAAAACGTCCTGGCCAAGAAGATGCAGTACGAGCAACGCATCAAGATGGAGCAGAAGGGGCTGCGGGGCAGCTCCACCTCCTCGGGGCCGTCCTCCGCCGGCACCGACCTGCTGGGGGATGGTCTGGAGGGCAAGTCCAGCTCACTGTCGCGCTCAGACTGCAGCTTCTCGGCCGAGGACCTGCGGGGCGGCGGGATGCCCGTGTCCGTGGggaacaccaccaccacccatCCCACCAAGGGGGTGGTGCTGAGCGAGGCGACCAGGGAGACTGTCTGCAACCTGAGGAAGACCTTCAATGAGCTCAACCAGAGGATGAAGTaccaggaggtgctggagggcCGCTGGCTGCCCAGTGCCAGTGAGGAACAGACGTCGGAGAGGATCTGCTACCAGCGAGCGCGCGCCTTGTTCGAAGGCCAGCCCGGGGTGGGGAAGGTGCTGGATGTCGCCCCCAGATTTGGGAGAGCACCAAAGCCGTGGCCCAGCTTGAAGGAGCGAGCCATCGGCCCCATCCGCTCTCAAGCCCTCCCCTTCAAGGCCGACAGCTGGGCACTCCCCGCCACGCCACCGCGACGTCACTTCGCCCCCCGGGCACAGGAGATGAGGAAGCTGCCGCAGAGCCGGCCGGAGGAGAAGCCACCGGCAGCGCCCCGCCGGccacccagccctggcatcCCGGCACCCCGGAGGTCCCCACCGGCCGTCCCCCCCAAGCcggaggagaaggggaaggggcgCGTCCCGCAGCCCCGAGACGTGCGCAAGCTGGTGAAGAGCAGCTACAGCCTCAGCTTCGGGACTGCCGGCGCATCCCGTGGCACTGCGGCACCGGCGAGGAGCGGGGACCCGCTCCCGGCCACCCCGCTGGTCATCCACTGCACCTCCGTGCGCCGCCGGGAGCCCGCGGCCGAGCCGGGCGGGGAGGAGGTGCCGGCAGCCGCCGGCCGAGAGCCGGCCCCAGTGTGTGCCGAGGGGCCCGCAAAGCCCCCAGGCAGCCAGCCCTCGCCCACCCACAGCTCCCCCATCAACATCACGAGGGTCCAGGCCACGCGCAGGGAAGCGGCCACCGTGGAGGACCCGCCGGTGTCCCCCCCGCGCCGGGAGCGGAGCGAGCTCAGGGTGCCACCGCGGGCGCCGGTGGCCGAGGGGGTGCCGCACGTGGAGACCCACCTGCACGTCCTGGTGGGTCGGCCGTCCCCGGTGGCCAGGGAGGGCTCCCCGGCCCAGAGCAGCGCCCTGCTGCGGACAGAGAAGACCGTTCTCCTCCCTCCGTCGCCACCCGGTCCCAcggagggaaaggagggacgCAGCCTTGGTGGCACTGGAGGGCTCCACGTGGCCAAGGGGGGCGAGGTGACGGGGCAGTGGCTTGGCGGCAGTGACAGCGGGGACCCCCGGGCAGGGCCCCCGGCCGGCGGCAGCGCCCACCCCCGGCCTGCGGAACCGGCCGCGAGGAGCCTGGCGGAGCCACGGGCCGGCGAGCACAGGCAGGAGCCGCTGGGCAGCCGGAGGGTGTCGGTGGGCAGTGGCGGCTCTGCTGGTGGCAccggcccctctgcccctctccGAGCCGGGGAGAGAGGTGACGGTGCCCCCGGGCAGCTGCCAGAGTGGAGGGAGCCCTGGGAGCTCTCACCGCAGTGGCCGGGAGCCACAGAGCCACACCCGCCTGACAACTCCAACTACTTGGCAATGCCCGAGAGAGCCCCCAAATCCTCACCAATGCCAAAGCTGCCCTCAGTCCCCTACCCAGGCACTGCATCCTTTGGGACCCCCTTggtccccagcccagccagctcATCCTTTGGGACCCCCTTGGTTCCCAACCCAGGCAGTGCGTCCTTTGGGACCCCCTTAGTCCCCAGCCCAGCCAACACATCCTTTGGGACCCCCTTAGTCCCCAGCCCAGCCAACACATCCTTTGGGACCCCCTTGGTTCCCAACCCAGCCAACACATCCTTTGGGACCCCCTTGGTTCCCAACCCAGCCAACACATCTTTTGGGACCCCCTTGGTTCCCAACCCAGCCAGCACATCCTTTGGGACCCCTTTGATCCCCAACCTGGCCAGCACATCCTTTGGGACCCCTGCAGtccccagcctgtccagtgCATCCTTTGGGACCTCCATGGTCACCAATGTGACTAACTCATCCTTTGGCTACCCATCtgcctccagcctggccagcaCATCATTTGGGACTCCCTTGGTCTCCAACCACAGCAAGTCTTTCGGGACCCCTTTGGTTCCcaacctgtgcagcacatcctttGGGAACCCCTTGGTCTCCAATCCAACCAGCGTATCCATTGGGTCCCCCTCGTTCCCCAGTCCATCCAGCGCATCTTTTGGGTCTCCCTTGGTCCCCAATCCATCCAGCATATCTTTTGGGTCCCCACTGGTCCACAATGCACCCAATGTATCTTTTGGGAACCCCTTGGTGCCCAATCCATCCAGTGCATCCTTTGGGAACCCTTTGATGCCCAATCCATCCAGTGCATCCTTTGGGAACCCCTTGGTGCCCAATCCATCCAGTGCATCCTTTGGGAACCCCTTGGTCCCCAACCCCACCAGCTCATCCTTTGGATCCCCCTTGGTCACCAACCCAGTCCCAGCTTCCCTTGGGCATCCGTCAGTCTCCAGCATGTCCAGCTCTTTCTTTGGATCCCCTCTGGTCCCCAACCCAGCCAGTGCTCCGCTGGGACCGGGGCTGTATCCCCTGGCTGGTGGGGAAGCGCCCTGGAGCAAAcccagccctgagccccccctgccccggcccccCGAGGGCCCAGCCGCTGCAGAGCCCCCGGCCCAGCCCCCCCTGGAGGACGGTCCCCACTTCCTAAGGAGGACTGACATTGCCTCACCGagtggcaggagcaggcagagcccccccaagcccccggccgcccccctgcccccccagcgGAGGATGCTGGTCGATCCCAGCAGCGGGAAGTGCTACTACGTGGAGCCCCCGCGGCAGCCCCAGATGAAAACACTCTACGACCCCGAGACCGGGCAGTACCTGGAGGTGCTCGTCCCACCAGTGGCATCTCACACCGGGCTCTACCAGGCACCTTTCAACCCCCTGGTCATGGCCCCGGGGGTCTATGGCCCATCCTACACACCCTACGGTGGCTTCCCGGGGCTCCCGGCACCGCCCCCACCctccgccccctccccgccacACCCCGACCTGCCGGCTGCCGACAACCCCGGCTCGGCCGggacccccagctctgctcccaaggGCGAGGGGGCTTCTGCTACCGGGGGTCCCGACTGTGGGTACCTGGAGAGCCTGTACTACATCCCCACGGGGATGCgggccagccccagccccgcccagcCGCCTGCCCGCACCAGCCCCGAGAAGGGACCTCAGCTCCGGATGTGA